In Myotis daubentonii chromosome 11, mMyoDau2.1, whole genome shotgun sequence, the genomic window TTGTTCATGGCAGCTTTGTATGTAATAGCCAAGAAccagaaacaaccaaaatgtccctCAATATGTGAATAGTGAAACCGCCTGTTGTACATCCCCACCATGGAACGGAACACAACTGGGAAAGAGACAGCGTGGAACTATCGATAGACACAGCTTGAGTGGACCTCAAGGTCATGATGACGAGTGAAGAGGGACAATCACATTAGGTCACGTACTGCATGGTTCCATTTACATATCATtctcaaaatgacaaaattatatcGATGGGGAGAAGATTCAGGGCTTAGggatggtgggggtggagggcggaTGTGACTATAAAAAAGTATCGAGGGAGATCGTTTCTGCGAGAGAGGTCTGCACCTTGACTGGGGGAGTGGTCCCATCATCTACACATGTGATCAAATGACACATCCCAGCCACTGGCAGACTCTGGGTTTGACCGTGTGCTATGATTGCGTCAGATGTAACTATTGGGGGAGCCAGGTGAAGGGCACATCAGCTTTGCCTTTTCCAACCCCTTTATACTTTTATATCTTTCCCAGGGTGCACACTGAGTCTCCCCCTGACTCTGGGCTTCTCTGTCCTGGGCTCagtgacgtgtgtgtgtgtgtgtgtgtgtgtgtgtgtgtgtgtgtcagaggtCGGGTGGGGTGAGGACTTTCCCTCAAGGGAAGGAGTGTGTAAAAAGCAGCAGATCCTTCCTCCTTGAAGCCTGGCTGGAggacctggagggcagagccccaaGGGGCAGGGGGTGAACCATGGAGACTCGGGCAAGTGGTAAATAGGAAGCTCCATCCAAGTCAGTGCCCAGTCCTCTGGGGACGTGGCTAAGCTCCGTTTTTAGAGTCATAACAACtcatgtgcgcgcgcgcgcacacacacacacacacacacacacacacacacacacacacacacggcctggATCCCAGCCCTTCACACCACACAAAGCACCATGTGCCCCGTCAGAAGGTCCTCAGACCAGAGGAAAAGCTGGATCCTCCTTGTTTTCCAGAAGAAGCCAACAGGAAGAGGGAGGGCCCTCATCCAGGGTCACGGGCGGGTCTGGGACAGATCCCCGGGCAGGCCAGCTGCCCGGCTGTGTGGGTGCTATTCAGTTGCTCCTGAAACTGGCAGGTAGGACCCTGCTGAGCCCACATGGAGCCAGGggcccaactgcaccccctgggGCACTGCCCTTGTCATTGAGTCACTGGCCATCTCTTCTCAGAAACTGACCATGAGGCAGATGCAGAGGCGGCTTCCGCCTGCGCAGCTGCTGGGGCTCGGCCTGACCTCACCTCTTGGATCAGTCACAGCCcccggctccctcctctcccccataCGGGGCGCCCCCTCCGTGGCTGGCCCTGTGCTGAGGGTTGacacatatttattatctcactgaGTCCATGTAAGTCTCATGAGGTGGATCATTACTCCCACTTTATACATGAGATGACTGAGGCGCAGAGAAGTAAGGCAACCTATCAGACAGCTACTGAGAACTGAGAGTCAGCTCAGACCAAGTCCCTCTCCGCACTTCAGCTCCCGCCATTCCTTGGCCCAACTTAGAAAAGCTCCGCCCTCAAGCTCAGGGGAGCCTGTGGTAAGAACCCCCATCCAAGCCACTCAGTCTCAGACTGGCTGGAGGGGAGGCTGCCTGGAAGTTAGGGATCCGGGTCCCACGACGTACTGGTCCACTCTCTCTGACCCTTAACTTCCTCGTTTGTCAAGTGAACACAATGTTCAGAGGAGGGGTGGAGATAAGGCTTACAGTGTCCTGAGGTGTGTGACTGTAGTTATTATTTCGTATCTGCCACCTGTCCctgtcctcccccacccagccacGCCCTCGCTCCCATCCAGGCTGAGCAGGCCCAGATCAGCCCCAAGCTCTTCCTCATCCCCCTTCTCCGACCCAATAAAAGGACTCCCCAGGGGCAGGGGGCCAGGGtacctccttccctcctgctgGCCGGCCCAGCCAGGGAGAGGACAGGCAGAGCCAGATGTTTCCCAGATGTTGCTGATTGTAAGCAAAACAATCGCTCAGGAGTGCTCCTCTGAGGGCCAGGGGCTATTGCTTGAGGGTCTGAGAGCtctgaggaagaggcagggaggcctgggggaggctTTGGGAAGAGAGGTGAATTGGAGAGGCTGGCTAGGGTAGGATGTCCGTGGGAGGGACCAGAGAGGGGAGAGTAAGCAAAGGGACTGGGGAGCAAGGCAGGAGGTGAGGGTAGGGGGCTCAGAGAAGTCTGGTGAAAGGGAGGGGACCAGGGAGGAGTGAAGGCTGAGAATCAGGCTGACCCAccaccattgccccccccccaccctcaccccaggatCCCCACTTCACAGGCAAAGAACTTTAGAACTCCCTCGAGGCGGCCGGGCCCTCCTGAGCTACTCCTGGAGATAATGAGCTCCTGCTACAGGAGGGAGGCAAGCAGAAACCCAAGAAGGGACCCAAGCACCAGGCAGCAGCAGTTGGGACCCAAGGGAGAGTCTGGGAGGCCATATCTGTCCCAAACCAGACCAAGAGGCCGAGAGTGCGAGGGACTGGACTTGCCAGCAAGGAGTCAGCTGAAGTTGGCACAGGCGGGCAAATACGGAATCTCTACCCACTGGCGCCCAGCCAGGCAGCGCTGCTATGCCCTCTCCCCTTTCCACCTTCCGCACCCTACTTGCCAGCTGACCCCAAATGCGCCCAGCGAGGCCAAGACTGGGCAGTGGCGCGGGGACAGGCTGTTCTGACTTAGTCCCGGGAATGGGCTGACTTTGTCCTCTAGCAAAACTGTTCCTGAAGGACAGGGTTCTGGGGTCTGGGACTAAAGGCCCCCTGTCCTCTTTAATAAGGGCAGAGCCCGGgctgggcaggtggagaaggagtgttgcccctccctctgaccctgAATAATGCCCTTGCAAACAGCAGCTCCTACTGAAGGAGCCTatccctgtgccaggcactgggctagacTTGCCGCAGGAATGACCTTGCTCAGCCGTCACAGCTCTGGGGTAGGTGCCAATATGcacaatttacagatgaggaaactgaggcaacgCGAGGTTATGTGACTGATTCACAGATTTGCAGTGAGTAGTCAGTGATGGAGCCGGAAGCTGTATCCTAGAGCCTGACTCCAGACTCTGGgcctctcacctccctccctccacctcagtCTTCCCACCtgtgggatggggagggagctGGACATACTGACCACACAGCTCTCAGAACCCACAGTGACCAGCCTGGGATTGCCAGGCAGAGACTAAAAAACCTGCTCTTTTTtcacatgtgaaaaaaaaaaaaaaatggggaccAGGCCAAACCACACTGAACAGGTGAGGGGACTGAGGACTATGGGGGTAAAGGCTGTCCCCACGGCCCCCCAGGAGCTCAGGGCAGGACCCAAGCACTTTTCCAGTCTGCTTTCCAGAAGCTCGGCATAGCCAAAGCCCCTGTGAGGCCAGGGGTCCCGGTGTGAGTAGTGGAAACCCGGCCGTGGGCCCTTCCGAAATGGGAATTCCATCTGCCTGACTCTGTTCTCCTGGACTCTGGTTTCCATGGCAATTTGGGGTGGGAAGGtggagggcctggaggagggcgACATCCCCGGTATAAAGAAAGGGGAGTCTCCTATGGGCGGAGTGTCTCCTCCAAGCAGAAGATGCCCTCGCTCCCGGTGAGGCTCACTGGCCAGGTCTGGTGCCTGGAAGGAGACCCAGCCCATTCCTGGAAGAGCTCACATTCCTGTGCTAGGGGAAAGGCTGTAACACGTATTGAGCGCCTACTGCATGCCTGGCCCCAGGTTAGGCCTTGAGACCTCCATTTCTGATGCTCCCCTCATGCGGGTGGCCTCGCCCAGGGAGACCAGCAGGGGAAAGCAGGGAGGAGAGTGCACAGCCCCATGTCGAACTCAGGGCACCAGACAGGGAACAAGATCCAAGGAGCGGGGTCCAGCCCTTCTTGCACCAACCAATTCTGTCCAGATTTAAGCtgagccagtccccacccacagGCCGGATCCTGGCACCTGCCCGGAGACCCTGGCAGGTTGCATGTGTGGGCATCAGGGAAAGCCTTGACATCAGCTTGGCTTGCGTTCCAGGCCTTCTTCCACCCTCCAGGAAAGTGGGCCAGACCCTCCCTGAACTGTggctggggaccaggcctgtCCTAAACTTGCATCTCCTGTTGGGCACAGAGGGGGACGCCTTCCCCCGGGCCACAGAGGGACCCTGGGAACCCTCCTCCCTGTCACCGCCCCAGCTCTCCCTTCTGTCCTAAAGGCCTCGTCTGCActgctgccctgctgccctgccaAAGATTCtggcccacccacctccaccgACCATCCCTGTGACACCTGAACGTCCCGCCAGAACCTCAGGGTGTGGCCGGGCAGAGAAGTGAGGGAACTTGCTGATGGTCCCGTGGCCAGCTGGTGACCAAGGTGGGACTCCATCCTGGGGCAGCCAGTTGGGCTTAGACTGCACCCTGTCCCTGCCACCTGCCTGCCGGGCGACCCTGAACAAGTTGCCTTCCCTGCCTGCGTATCAcgctcctcatctgtgaaatggggacaaccCCCTGCTCCCAGGCTTGCAGAGAAGATAAGCAGAACAGACATGGCAGGGCCGGTCACAGAGGCCGCGGTGGTCAGGGAGCAGCTCTCACCACTGGATGGTGTCTGTGGCTCCAGGGTGGGAGGCAGGTGATGgctagagaggaggagaagctggACCAGCAGGCCAACGACcaaccctcccagccccagccacccTGGGAAGCCTCAAAACCAGGAACACACAGAAAGGGTCAAAAGCAAGAACTAACACAGGCCTTTTATTTGCTCCAGAACGTGGCTGCTGTGTGGTCTGAGGGTGTCATGCTTTCCCAGAGCCCCTGACGGGCCTCCTTCCTCGAGGGCTCTGGATTTCTGGGCGAGGTCAGACCGTACCGCCCGCTCCTCCAGGCCTCATCAGTCCAGAaggcccagctgcctgccactgggGCCGGGGACCAGCAAGTCCCCTGAACCTGGGAAATGGTGCCCACCTTCTCGGCAAGGTGGCTTTTCACAAGGCGTTGGTTAAAATATTGCACTTGTAAATTAGGAAAACTGATGAGGCAACGGTTTCCTATCACAGGAAGACGTGTCAAGCATCCTACtactgtttaaataaataaaactcaaggCGGGGGTCTGCGCGAGCCCCAGCGGCCCCTGGAGGGCCCTGGAGGCcgggccaggcccctgccccaccagccgGTTCTTTAAGGAACTTGGTCATTGCGAGGTCTCCGCAGCAGGGAGCAGCAGCTCCGGATCTGGCTCAGCCAGGGCCCCTGACCTGCCGGGGCCCTTGAGCCCCCTCGTACCGCGGCAGTGGGGACCCAATGGGGCCAGTCCTTCTCTCctccggtggcctgggcctctcttgGTCCAAGCCTCTCATCCAAATGTCCATCTGTCTGTCCGGAGACGTGGCCTCTGGGGGCTTGGTTGCCCCCTCCGtcgcaggggagagggaggcgtAGGAGGAAGCCCAGCCCTCCTGGCGTGAATGCTGAGCCCTACCCTGGCGGCCCCTAGAGTGGGGGACTCATCTTCTTTTGGTTAACGAGGTCCAGGTAGAGGTCAGAGCGGAGGAAGCGTGGGTACGAGTCCTTTTCCATGAGCCCGAAGATGCGCTTCTGCGCCAGGTCGAAGCAGCCCCGCGTGACGCTCTGCAGGTTGTCCTTGGTGTGCTCCCGTGTGTACGAGTCCAGGTTTACCTTCGGGGCAGAGGTGGCACGGTCAGGGCCGCCGGTAGGGGCTGACCCTGgggaccgggggtgggggtgggacctATCCAGCCTCTCACCCCCAAGCCCCTGTGCTCCACCTCACAAGGTTCAGAGTGGAGGCCCTCAGGCCGGCAGTTCAAGTCTTAGCTCTACTGAAGGGCCTGAAAGCCACCTCCAGGGTCAGGCTGCCGGGATTTAAATCCCAGTACCGCCACACCTAGGTGTGTGGCTTTGAGCAAATCACTTAagtgctctgagcctcagttgtctTATCTACAGCTTAGGAATAATAGTACCTTCTTCCAAGAGTTGTACAAATTaagctagatcagtggtcggcaaactgcggctagagagccacaggcggctctttggccccttgagtatggctcttccacaaaataccgactctgcgcatgggccacgaagtttcaatcgcactgtacatgcgggcccgcacatggtattttgtggaagagccacactcaaggggccaaagagccgcgtgtggctctcgagccgcagtttgccgaccactgagctagatcATCTGTGTTAAACAGATAGGGGTTGAATCAACAGACCACCCCTGTGGCTGtgcacacagtaagcactcaatagaTGTCAGCTGCTGTGATTAGGCTCTCCAAGACTgtccctcattttaaaaatgaagataatattaaAATCTACTTCACAGGTTAAATACGTAAGCCCATTCACAAAGGGTTTAGCATCGCCAGAGGCCATTTTTGTTATCAACTGAATTCAGTTCTTCCCCGAGGTCCCAGCTGGCTTCCTCTCCACCCGGGACACACGGCCCCTGAGAAtcaccctgccctctccccttcctgccctcctccttgAGGCATCCAGCTGCCCCCAATCACTAAGAGGCCATGGGGCACGGGGACAGGGCGGAGGGCCCAGACGGGGTCCTTACCTCCTTGCACGCCTGGATTGCGATGTACTCGGCAAAGATCTTCTTGGCCTTGGCTGCCATCTTGGACTGTGACTTGACCTTCTTAAAGTCCTCACATGCCAGCCAGAACTCCAGGTTCTCCTCACTAAACTCGGTGCGCAGGAAGGCCTGGAACACTGCTAACCCATCTGTGAGGAGAAGTCCGGACCCGGGGTGAGAGGCCGAAccagcctctcctgccctcaGCACCCCCAGATTACCCTCCGGGGACCATTAGGGTGTAAATGCCTCTGTGAGCCTGGGCCAGGTGTCTCcccatctgtgcctcagtttcctcatctgcaaagtggggatcCCCAGCCCCGTGAGGATCAGAGGGGATCCTGCCCATGAGAGGAGGACCGCCACATTTGGCCCAGTGTGAGCCCTCACAGTTCATGGCAATGTTTCTTGTTATTCTGGGAAAATGGGCCTGAGCACACAGGTCCCAACGGCCTCTAGCAGGCACTGCCAGCTCCCGTGGACAGGGAGGGGCTGGCGGAGCCGGCTCAAGGCCAGACCGAGGGCCTCGGCCGGGGCTCAGCCTCTCCCAACAATAGGGACACCTCACTGGGCCCAGGAAAGAGGGAAAGGCtaccctgcaggatcaggctcccGCTCTGGTCTAGGGGAGGAGGacgagagagggagggagggaacccaGGGAGGGGGAACAGGCCACTGGCCCCCACTTACATTTATGAAGCAGCAGCTTCTCCAAGGACTCGCCCCACTTGAGGGCTTCTTCCGAGGTGGGCctgagggcagagggaaggggcacCGTGAGGCTCCGAAAAGTGGGGCAGCGGGGTCTGGGCAGCCTCTGTTAGCCGCCCTTGGCCCCAGGCAGTGACTGATCCTGACTGGGGAGCCCAGGACGGGTCCACCCGCTTTCTTGGGGGTCAGCTTCACTTCtatccctccctgccccctgcccctgcctggctgTCCTTCCCAGGGCAGCTATCCCTGGAGGGCTGCTGCTTGCAGGCACCAGGCTCCCTCTATCTGAGCCTCCATCCCACCCAGAGCTGGATTCAATACCCCTGCCTTTTCACCCCAccaccagccctgctccccctctgccccctcctccgggGAATCAGTGAgtgcctgaggggtcccagggtGCCAGGGGGGACCTACTTGAATGACTTCATCACTTTGTCTGCCTTGCCtgctggctgggcccctggggacTCGTTCCGACGCCTGAAGATGCCCAGCTTGTTCTTCATGTCCTTGGCTCTGGGGGGGCAGAAGCAGAGAAGGGGGTCGGTCAGCCAGGCACACTCGGACCCTGCCAATTCAGGGTCGGGAGGCCACGGGCTGGAGCAAGGGCCACCTACTCCTTCATCGTGTGCCGCCTCTGTAGGTTCCCGTTGCGCGTGAGGTACATGCCTCGGAGCATCTCCGTAGGGCCCCCCACCTTGGGGCCCGGGAAGGTCTGCAGGGAGCACTCGGGGCTCCTGCTCCCCAAGCTCTGTCCTGAGCGGCAGGCGGGCCAGGCAGCAGTGGGGCAGGATGTGGAGGAGCGAGCCTGTGCTTGCTGGGATCCCAGCCGGACTACTGGACTCCCAGGCATAGGCTGGGCTGGGACTCAGACAGGAGGAGCCAGGAAATGGGAGGGGCCAGGACAGAgagtagaaaaaaaatccctcctGGCCAACCCTGAGAAGGGAGCCCGTGAAAGGGGCTGTGTCTGCAAGGGGCAGCCTCTGGGGCCCGCCCAGGCAGGAAGCCAGGCCGTTATTTGTGAGTGGCCTCCCCCGTTACCACGGCAgcgcggagggggagggggggtggtgaggAGAAGTCAGCAAATTGCccggagggaagaggggaggagggagagcctgTGCACACCAGGGTGGCAGGACTGCCTATTTTTAGCCAAGAACTATTTTTAGCTTTGCCGCTCCCCTTATGGCTGCAGATTTCAGCCCTGGGCGGAGCTGCTAGCAGCAAAGGGTTAAATGTCTCATGCTCCTATtcgcccgcccccccccttttctcTAGACCCCCCTACCCTGGGCACCCCCCAGAGAATAGCTCCCAACCTCAGCCACTGGCTTTGGATACCCCCATCCACAAACATGCAGGATGCGCCAAATGTCTTAGTTTTAAGCTTAAATAACTTCAGAAGAACAAGTCCTATAAACTTTCCAAAACATCTTTTTGAAAGTGCAATTACTtagtctttaaaacatttttgagtgtttttgttttgactttttaTCTCCATCTTTCTGATTAAAGATGAGAAATGGTGACTGAAAGCAAACCTTTAAAAGGTATGATCTAAATCAGGAAGCTAAATATGtgcaaaagaaatgtaaaaaactcaactttaaatgtttttttataaGTCTGTAGCATTTATACTTCTGAACTTATCCAAACTCCAAAGGCACTACGACCTACAGGACACCCTTATAATTGAGGGGAGTGGTACCCGGTGGAGGTTAAGAGTGAGAATCTGAAGCCAGACAGCCCagggttcgaatcccagctccAGCAGTAACCAACTGTGCGCCTTTTgtcaagttacctaacctctctgaatgTCACATTTTCTCATCAGTTAAATAGGGATGACAAAGGTACTTAACATCTGCTGGGGTTGTTTCAAGGCCAGGATAAGATGCACAGAAGGCTTTAACACAGTGAGTGCCAGGGGCAAAACTGCTTCGGCTGGGGAGCTGAGGCCCATATGCCTACCTGAGGGTCCGGGGCAGCTGCCCAGGGATGGGGACCCTGCTCTAGAAGGTTCCAAGCCAATGAGATAAGGCCAAGGAGTCCAGGGATTGGCAGCCCTCTGGGTGAGGACTGGGCCCTCAGAGAGCCCTGGAGTGGCTGGGAGTGAGAGATCACAGCTTCCTGAGCCTGGTGCTGAGAACCCCTGCTCCAGGCCCACTGTGCAGATGGGTAcacagaaggggggggggggcgcgggagcTTGTCTGAGGCCCAACCTTTAGGGGCTCCTTGCTGGCTCAGAGCCCGCAGGGAACAGCAGAGAGAAGCCTGCAGCTGCTGCAGGAAACTGGAGCGGGCAGGGGCGCTGGGGAGAGACCGTTTCTACCGCAGTGGAGCCCAGCTAAGGTCGAGGCAAGGGAAGGTTGCAGGAGGCATCTGGGAAAGATCCCTGTTCTCCTCCCCAAGCCCAATTTGTGCATAATGATGGGCACTCCAGGACTGGAGAAGAGGTCCCCTCCCGGTGCCACCATGTGTCCCTTTACCTCCCGCCCTGTCCTTCTCTGCAGTCTCCAGGGTCTCGGCCTGGGGCAAAGGAGACCCCAGGAGACTCTCCACACCTCTGTTAACTGACACTTCTAACAAACCCCCAAACAAAAGCGTAAGGGATCCTGAGCATGGCCCCGGAAAGGCTTGGGGAATATGGGATTCCCTAGCTGAGCCAGCAGCGCCCCCTCCTGGCAATGTCCGAGACTGTTATTATTCAAGAGCCaagaggagaaaggggaacctTACCCACTGTCTGTTCAGCCCTTTCTCAGAGGCAGCAAAGAACTCGTTGAGGTCTCTCAGCCACTACTTGTTTCAAAGGTTGGGGCAGGGCAATGGCAGCCTGGCTGGCTGCCTCTGCTTGGTTCCCGGTGGCTTCCAGGTACTGAATCAGCACCTTGCCTGACACTACATGGATGCTGAGGGCAGTGCCAGAAGCTCAGAACCCTGGTGACCCCGCCCTGGGGCCACTGCTAAGTCCCAAGGTTCTGCTGTTCCCTGTGTCTgtctggggcaggactgggtgcagccccttctccccacctgtacccctggaggaggaagaggggtgcAAGGGTAAGGGCCATAGATCTTTCCAACATACAGgtttttgctctttctcttccGGGAGCTTTCGTCATTGTCCCCAACCGTGTCGGGCCCACTCATCTGCGGAGAAAAGACAGATAATGTTGTAATCCAGAGGCTGCTGCCTGAGCAAAGAGAGACTCGGGCATCCAACAGCTCCTGCAAAATCGCTCCCTCTAATCCCCTCCAAAGTCCCCACTCCTCACAGAACAGGCGAGGAAGCGAGACCCCACTGTCCACGGAACACAGCTGGCTTGGCCGAGCCTCCCCCCAAGGGGCTCCTCCTAGTGCACTTAGGACCTGGCTTGCTGAGAAGAGGGCAGAGACGTCACTGCAGGCAGTAGGGCCGGCTGGGGAGCAGCACTTCAGCAGGGGTTTTGCTGTGTGACTGGGCCAATTGCtgtccttctctgagcctctattccttaatttcaaaattgaaatCATAATGACTAACTCAGGATTCTGCCATTTGAAGATACCTGGGACTGCTCAGTAGTGTGTAAAGTGAATTATTATGCCTCTCTTGCCTTCAAACTATGGCTCCCTAGTACCCTCGGGAAAATATCCAACCTCCATAACATGACGTGCAGGGTCTATCATCGTAGGGTCCGGGCAGAAAGTTCCATTTTAACATCCATTACCACTCCTTAGTGATCTCCCCAGCCTGACTCCTGCTCCGGCAACCTCCCTGACCTGCCCCCAACCACACAGAATGTCCTC contains:
- the RGS3 gene encoding regulator of G-protein signaling 3 isoform X10, with amino-acid sequence MPGSPVVRLGSQQAQARSSTSCPTAAWPACRSGQSLGSRSPECSLQTFPGPKVGGPTEMLRGMYLTRNGNLQRRHTMKEAKDMKNKLGIFRRRNESPGAQPAGKADKVMKSFKPTSEEALKWGESLEKLLLHKYGLAVFQAFLRTEFSEENLEFWLACEDFKKVKSQSKMAAKAKKIFAEYIAIQACKEVNLDSYTREHTKDNLQSVTRGCFDLAQKRIFGLMEKDSYPRFLRSDLYLDLVNQKKMSPPL